ATCAAGCGCTCAACATGGAGATAGGAGAAAGAAAAGTACAAtgactcaaggcaaaggtataagctGTTAAGACACAGTAGAGTGTGTGATTAAATTCATTATAGATGATCGTACTATTAAGATGAGAGTCTAATTAGATAACTTGGTCATCTGGTGTCAATAGGTGTTGGAATCATATGCATTATATATAGGACTAagtgacacacataagaccaaaaCATTTATTTATAACACTTTAAAAATGGTAGCTAGGCTCTAATATGTTTGACAAAACTTTAAGAGTTAGCTCGCTTGAgaaggaaaaaaaaagaaagTGCTCTTGGTGTTGATTTTCATGGAGCACCGGACatatctggtggtgcaccagatcgGAGGGAGTATATTTTAGGAAGAATGGTTAAAGATGGCTCTCAAAAAAAAAAAACTGATCCAATTCATGCACATACGAAGAAACAAGAATCTTGCTTCCCAGACCAGATAACCTGAACGAGGGATAATGATCTTCTCGTCAATGGTCTTGCAGGAAATTAGACAAGCGAAAACATCAAATATTGACTAATACTACAAAACCGACCTGGCGACACCACAAACACACCAGCCATTGCCGATAATGAACAGATCGTGAAGGTTAGGTTATGGCTTTTGTAGCGTGTCATCAAAATGGTTGCCTGCTCAGCAAAAACACGCTAGTGTTTTTGCATCCTCAGGATGCCTCTGCATGTCATTCGATGCTGAGGTAAGCTGGATGCTGAGGCGTGGGAAGCGCAAGAATGCGGCAGCTCAACATCAGAACAACCTCCTGCATTTCTTTCCCGACATTCGGGAGCAGTAAAGCCACTACAACAGGGAAAACATTTCTTTCACAATCATGATACCAATATGATGACATCTTACATTGAGCCCACTATGCGCCTGCACTCAGCAAATTCTTCACCTACTCCCGGACTATATGTTCTAGAcaagccaaaatcagaaatcttGGGCTTCATGTTGGTATCCAGGAGAATATTACTTGGCTTTAGATCTCCATGTATAATATGTAATCCAGAAAGCTTATGAAGATAAAGCAACCCTTCAGCTATTCCTTTAATTATCTGAAAGTGTGTAGGCCAGTCCAgatgcaaccttcttctccttgcaCCTAAGCACAGTGCTTACTCTAATCAGCTCACTAAAGCACATCATTATATTGTCTAAAATTGAGATGAGCTCGAAAACAGAGAACACATGCCGCGGATGAaggaatcgaggcttccatttgaCATATATTCATAGACCAAAATCTTCTCCCTTCCCTGCACACAGTCTCCCAGAAGCTTAATTATATTGGTATGCTGAAGATTTGGCAGAGAGCGAATCTCATTTTGAAATTGATAATCTTGGACATCCAGTAGATTAGGTGAAGAAGATAAATCAAAACATCTCTTGACAGCAATCTCAAGTCCATCATGCAGTTGACCCTGAATGCAAACATAATATTCAAATGATGATCAATATTGTTGCACAAACTGATTGGATTGCTTAATGAAGAGTTCTAGTGTTTTTTCTCTCTCAAACGCACATGAGAGGTTGATTATGAAGGGAGCCTACCAAAGAGTACAATACCGCACCCACACACCTACAATACACCCCCACCATGAGTTTCTATAGTGATGAGTTCTGTTGTGGCACCTAATAAGAGTTCTATTACATGATTGTGGAGTTTTCAATCTAATGTAAAATTGAAAACCTATTTGATAGTTATGACCTTTTCCATTTTATTGCAAATTAGCACAGTATGAAACAGAATAGACGATTATAGAAGGCACATTAATAGCAGTGCTGCAGTGGACCACAATATCAAAGTCTAGAAGGCCAAACTTGTATCCGTAAGTGATGACCATATCAAAAGTAGACCAAGCTTATATCAACAAGTTGAATAGGACACCTTTTTTACTTTTTTAAGTTAGTATTGTTAGGTTCATATATGCTCGCATGTATTTAGTTGAAATCTGATGCCACCTTGGTGGCTGACTGACTTTATCATATATTTATCAATGAAGTAGATGAAAGAAATTCTTCTGAAAAATGTAGCCATGCTATTTAGATGTATCCAAATTGCAAATTCTACCTATAACCTTTGGTCAGAATTTAATGAGAGTTTGTTCAACGCATTCTAGGGTGCCATTTATTTTACCCTGTTTTGGTGTgtgtttgggggggggggggatgtCTACCTTGTAAATGCAGCCAAAGCTACCTTTGCCAATTAGATTCCTGTCAGAGAAGTTATTTGTAGCACCAACCAACTGGGACAAACTGAACTTGAATGCATCTGTTATGACAGAAGAAAGACCTTTGAGGTCCTAAAATCAATCTAGGCATTCCAAAACTCTACTATTTTCCACAACCATACCGATGTAGTTTCTGATCACCTTTTTCCTATTTAACTGACCATACCTGCGCAATTCACTTGGAGGGAGCACCTTTTAACTTCACTATACACTTCAGTCCTGCCACATGGTGAGTGAATTCAATTATGCTATCTAAGAATTAAAAATGTTATCCTTGTACCTTACATGTCAGTTTAAAAAAGGCTAAAAATTCTATATTGTGTACAAGACTTTTCACCAAACTATCTCTCTAAAGTAGAGAACTTCTTAACAAAATTCAAAACCACATGTAGACAGACTTGATTCTTGTAGTAGGACTTGGTTTAAAAAAATCTCATCGTTGTGCCCCGTCCGCTCCCGCGTTACGTCTCGTGTGCCACCCTCCGGCtaggccgttgcagagtgggcggTGACGGCCCGCGGGCCAGTGACCGGaaccatgtttcggtctcttcttaatataataccgggagggcggtctttccctccccgacCGAATTTTTTAAGAAGAATGAAGAGGGACATAAATTACCAAGAGCTTACTTTTCCCTAGTATTAAGTTAACAATCACTTTATTCCAaataatattttttacagaattgATTGAATCGAAATGGGTTTCAAGAAATCTAGCTGTGTGCCAGTCTTCCATAATGTTTATAGAAATGTGCAAAAAAATGGATGTATGTCATATTTAAAAAACAAAATAATTGCACATTGTAACCTGGTGTCGCAGGATGAGCAACCTGTAAGCAGTCTTGGCACATCTTTTACAGCCTGAAATAAcaaaataggtgtctgagcacAAAAAATCTGGAAAGAAGGTGTTTCTCAAAATAAATCAATTTGTGACATGGATAAGTCAAATCATACTAGACTATTGCATGACGTTTCATAGGAAATAATCGACCTACGAGGGTAAGATAGCCCTGGGCATTGCACAAAGAGAAGAGTTTTTTTAACCTCGGCCTAAAATTCGCTCCCACGAGGAGTGGAACTCAGGACCCGAGACTTAGACCATCTAGCCAACTCAACTAGAGACCCTTTCACATGATGCTTCATAGAAAGTCTACAAATATGAGAGAATTACCATGTAAAGGTGTTCATGCCATATTTATACAATTTTTTGCATTACCCCAAGAGCACTTTGTTTCTTATATTCGCTCTTATCTAGAAATAATAAAGACCAGTGGTTTTTTAGGGATGAACAGGAATTATGAAGCCAATTAGGTTCAGCAGATTCAGGTTTCAATAATGGAAGAAAACAGCTTCAAGGAGCTTTCATTGTCACAATGCTTGCACACAACCAGTTTACAATGCTTATTTCTTATTAAGCCTTACCAATTTAGAGATGCCCCATAGTTATTTTCAACACATGACCTTCACGGAACAAGTTACTTTATATCTTACCGATTAATATTACCTGTGAACGTGGAGGCTGTatgatttctaaaattttgtccaAGCGATCTATGGTGTCGATGTGGCTGatgagtgggaaaacttggagacACGAGTTCATCCTCTTCTGCAGAATACGGAGCTGATCTGCTTGCTTCTTCCCTGTGAAGAGGTGGTACAGGTATTTGTTGTTTTGGCAGGATGTGACAAACATGTACACCTCACGAAGAATCTCTTCGAGATCGTTGAGACCATTCCTAGTCTCTGGATGTTGCATCATCGCTGGAGTCTGCAGCTTTTCCAGGAGGTCACCGATTATCTGCACATGGTGGACAAGCTGCCGGCAGGTCTTCTTGTTACGGCGAACAGTCTGAGCTGCCCGCACAATCATCACGACAAGCTTGACGGCATCAACCCCTGCGAGCTTCGCGATGTCCATTTTCTCTCTGCTTCACTGCTTGCTTGCAGTACAAGTGGTAACCGGATTGCTTCTGATACCAGAGGTTTCATCCAAATAGAACAAGAACAATCTTTCGCAAACAAGCTCCAGCCATCTAGGTGGATGAAACAAGCTCTTAGGAAGCAAGGTAGATGGTAACGGGAACGTATCTGGTGCTCAAAGGGGTACCGTGCTCATGTGCACATTTTAAATCTGGTGCATCCATCTTACATTCAACGGCACCGGCTAATTTTACGAAGAACCCCTTCCACCAGGGGACGGCATCTGCTGTCAAGGTCAGGACTCAGGCGTTGACTCCTCAAGCAGTCGCCGCGGAGCTCGCTCTCGTCCGAAATCGAGAAAAGAGGGGATTTTTTTTCTGTCAGCAGCTGAACAATCTGGCATGGCGTTCCTCTATCCTCAACTCTCTCGCCCTGAAGGTTTTGTGGGCGGGTCCGGCGGTGTTCACCCCGGCCATCCGTGTGCGTGCAGGAGAGCACAAGGTGTTCGTGGAAATGCCACGCAGCCTTGGTTCACAAAGGACACTTTACGGAGGAAGGGTCAAAGGCTAGAACCGTCCAACATGTAAGAGGATCAAAGACAAGGTCTCTCAGGTACCAAACATCCGAATTGCATTTCATTCCCCGTAAGATATTCAGGTAGTTCCACCATCATTGATGAGCCAACGAGTGCCGTATCACTTGCACTCCCACTACTAACCTATCCATGGTTTATACTGGGGGAACGTATCTGGTGCTCAAAGGGGTACCGTGCTCATGTGCACATTTTAAATCTGGTGCATCCATCTTACATTCAACGGCACCGGCTAATTTTACGAAGAACCCCTTCCACCAGGGGACGAAGGTGGAAGGGGTGCTTCACAAAATTGGTGCTGCTGTTAGATGTAAGATGGATGCACCAGATTTAAAATGTGCACATGAGCACGGTACCCCTTTGAGCACTAGATACGTTCCCGATGGTAACAAGCATCCTCTAATGGTGGGCTAGCCCTGTGAAATACAAAGAGAAGCGATAATGTTAGCGCGTACATGAGCCATGGACAGAGGTAGGTAGAATGGTCATACGCGTAGCAGCAGTTGTCGACAACCACAAGGGGTCCCACATGGGCAAGACTTCTACTACTATGGTGACCCTTTTGGAACCAGTATAAGGGAACGTATCTGGTGCTCAAAGGGGTACCGTGCTCATGTGCACATTTTAAATCTGGTGCATCCATCTTACATCTAACAGCAGCACCAATTTTGTGAAGCACCCCTTCCACCTTCGTCCCCTGGTGGAAGGGGTTCTTCGTAAAATTAGCCGGTGCCGTTGAATGTAAGATGGATGCACCAGATTTAAAATGTGCACATGAGCACGGTACCCCTTTGAGCACCAGATACGTTCCCTTTGAAGTTTTGAACAAACACGTCCCGCTCAGCCGGTCAGCCCCAGCCCTCCGGTCGCCGTGCCGACGCCGATCGCTTCGCGGGCCAGCTTCCGAGCATTTCGACGAGCAACTTGCGCCACAGAGTTAGCCTACTAGGCCCATAAATAGTAGGCCGGAAGGTAGTGCGGGCTAAAAAAAATGGGAGGCGCAAACTGCGCTCGAACTTGAAGTCTCCAAAGGTATATCTATCTTATCTTACATTTTAAACTTCAATTTAGTCTAGTATTTTACTATAACCATATACACGATTTGCTGGAGACAATCCAAGTAGGATCGTCTGTTGAGtctgtgatccaaattctgaagaaggtGTCCAAGTTGGCGAGCGAAACAGAGGCCTGTCGCCGGAAGGCTTGGACGGAGCGTAGAAACTGATTCTGATCTTGAGTATATGTCAAAAGTTTCATACTCTAGTGCTGTTGGTTCACTCATGCATGTTATAATTTGCTCTCATCCTGACTTGTCTCATGTTATGAGCGTTGTTGCTAAATATATGTCTAATCCTGGTAAAGAGCATTGGAAAGTTGTTCCGTGGATTTTCAGATATCCACGTGGTTCTTCTAGTGCCTGTTTATGTGGAGATGGTCTGGTTGGCTACATTGATTCAGATTATGGTGGTGGTTTAGACAGGAGGAGATTACTTTAAGGTTATGTCTTTAACTGTTGGAGATTGTGATGTGAGTTGGAAAACTCGTTTACAGGATATTGTTGCATTGTCTACCACATAAGCTGAGTATATGGTGATTACAGAAGTTACTAAGGAAGCCTTATGATTGAAAGATATATATTCGGAGTTATGTGAAATTAAGTCTTGCATTACCATTCATTGTGGTAGTCGGAGTGCTATTTATCTCACCACAGATGAGATGATTACTGAGAAATCCAAGCATATTGATATTCGTTATCACTTCGTTCGTAATATCATTAAGAAAAGTTTGGTGAAGGCATGCAAGATCAGTACTCATGATAATCCTGCTGATGACGAAGCATGTTACTATTGCTAAGTTTGAGCTATGCTAAAGCTTAGTTGGTATTACAAATTAGGCCCTAGTGGCTATTGGCGCCGGCAAGATGATAATGCATTGTTTGAGGTGGAGTTTGTTATTACGATGCTACAAGGAATTTGTCTCAGGGtagagtttgtgatccaaattatAAAGAAGGTggccaagttggcgagcgaaaAAGCGTAGTTACCTCATTTTTACGGATTGTTCCCTACTCAGTTTAGGTTCACTTCTATAAATATAATTGTAAGCCACGAAAGATAGTTATCTCATTGTAAGTCTCCTACGATCTGTAACCACCCAAAAATAGTGAGATTGTTGCTGGACGACGCCCGTGGTTTTTCCCCTTCGCCTTGGAGAGATTTTTCACGTTAAATATATGTCTTCTCTATGTTTGATCTACTTTGTGTCGTATTGATTCATAACATCGTCGTCCTTGCTCTCTAACTGAGTGCTTCCTGCATTTTAGTATTGCACTTAGCATGAATCACGAAACATGGATTACTTTAAAAAAGCAAAAAATAGTTGCGTGGATCTCTAGGTTGCCGTTAAAAAATGTGTTTGAAGAAAGCATGAAAAAACAGTGtactttttttttggaaaaccaCGTTTTATCTTTAGAAGGATCTCTTGTATACATGTTGCATCCGAAGTCTGGCACCGTAAAagtgaaagaaaaagaaaagaaaagaaaagaaaagaaaaagttgCCCTAATAAAGTATAAAGTTGCAAAAGAGAGTATAGTAAGAGTAAAAACTGTGCTCCTCATCAGTGCCT
This portion of the Zea mays cultivar B73 chromosome 2, Zm-B73-REFERENCE-NAM-5.0, whole genome shotgun sequence genome encodes:
- the LOC100275341 gene encoding cell number regulator 13-like; the encoded protein is MDIAKLAGVDAVKLVVMIVRAAQTVRRNKKTCRQLVHHVQIIGDLLEKLQTPAMMQHPETRNGLNDLEEILREVYMFVTSCQNNKYLYHLFTGKKQADQLRILQKRMNSCLQVFPLISHIDTIDRLDKILEIIQPPRSQGQLHDGLEIAVKRCFDLSSSPNLLDVQDYQFQNEIRSLPNLQHTNIIKLLGDCVQGREKILVYEYMSNGSLDSFIRGMCSLFSSSSQF